The nucleotide sequence GTCGGTCGTCGAAGCGGCCTGCGCCTTGGTGTGCCAGGGCTTGCCGTCGGCGGCCAGGTTGATCTGGCGCTCCTCGTGCCAGCGGACCCCGGCGATCGAGGTGGTCACCAGGCACGGCGGTGCTGCGGCGCGCGCGGCGAAGGGGATTTTCGCTGTGGTCATCATTCTTCCTCTCTACGGTGGGTGTCGGTACGACCTGTCTGGTGGCCCACCGGATCCGCTGGGCCATCGGACAGGGGTCTACGTGGAGAACCTCAGTGCGGATCGGTGTGCCTGGGGCACACCGATGGCCGGTTGGTGCAGATCGTGGCTCGGGTGCGGTCCTCGTCCCTGTAGTACAGCCGCGGTCCCGAGACGTGCGCCACGATCGTGAGCGTGCCGGCAGCCGCCTCGTCTTCCTCCCGCTGGCCGATGAAGGCAACTACGACGGACTCGGTCGGGGGGTGCACGGGACGGTTCTCTCTCGGGCTTCTGGGCGGGCTGTACGGGAAGGGAGGGACGATCACGCTGCCTCCTTGAGGCACTTGATCGCGGCGAGGCGCTCAAGGAGTTCGTTCACAGACCAGGCCATCCGGCGCAGTTGACCGACGGCTTGCCGGTGGTCCCCGGGCAGGTCATGGGCTCGTAGGTCGCGGGCCTGTCGGATCAGCCGGTCAGCTTCGACGTCCTTCTGACCGACTTCGGCGGCGATCGCGATGTCCACGAGCCTCATCAAGTGCCCGCGGAGCCGCCGAGCGTGGTCCTCGAGGTCTTCTTCCAGCGGGACGACGTCGTCCAGGACCGCGCCGACGTCGTCGAGTAAGCCCTCGCCGTCGAAGGGAGTCCACTGCCGCGCCTTGGCTAAGACGTCAGCCAGATCCTCGGGGACAAGAGGTGGCGTCCACGGTGTGGTGCGCTGTGTCCAGCGGGGGAGGGTGGCCGGCGGATTCACGGGCGCTCCTTGGACGGTACGCGCAGACTGCACCAAGTTTCGGCACCGTCCTTGCTGGTTCCCCAGGTCCCGCCGTTCTCGCTGGCCACGGCCTGGACGAGGGCGAGGCCTCGCCCGGATTCGGCGTCGTCGGTGGTCGGCTTGCGGGCGGCGTGACCCGGCATGCCGTCGATGACGGTGACGTGAAGGAATCCGTCCTGAAGTCCGAGGTGGAGGGTGATTTCCGTAGTGCCGCTGTGCATCAAGGCGTTGGTCAGCAGTTCGGAGACGATGAGCGCCACCTCGGTGCTCAAAGCCTCGAGTCCGCAGCTTCTGAGTCTGGCTGCCGCGATCCTTCGTATGGCCCTTACCCGAGAGGCGTCCTCCGCGCAGGGCAGAGCATCGCCGGAGCGGGGTGCGACCGCGATCCGCTGGTGCAGCACCTCGCCATCGCGGTGGACCGGGCGGGGCATCCGTAGGGCTGTCGTCGTCATCACGTCCTCTTGGGGCAGGAGGGGAGTGCGAGCAGGAGATGACCGCTGCCTGCTTGCCCTCCGTGTAGCCAGATAACCGCCGTTGGCCAGGCCATGGGGATGCCGTATTGGCACCCACTTGTGCGCATCGCCCCTGCCGTTTTGGCTGTCCCTTTACTCTTTGGGGACACCCCTCCTCATGACGTTCGGTCATGTCGGTTACACGTAACGACGCGTTAGCTGCGTGGCTGGCCGGGCACATGATGTCCGTCGGGGAGTTGACTTCCCTGGTCAACACGGCAATCGGTGACCTCACGGGCGCTTATGGAACCATCCATGACCGTCACGTGTTCAAGCTGCTCCGTGGCGAGCACAGGTCACCGAACGCCCTGCTGAGAACGGCTCTCGAGACAGTGACGGGTCGAACTGCCACGGAGTTAGGCTTCGTTCCTCGGGGGAGTACGGACCCGAAGCTCTCCCCAGCACCTGAGGACGACCCCGTGTATCGACGCGCTTTCCTGGCCGCGGCTGCTGCCGCTGGCGCATCCCTGACCGCGCCCACGAGTGCGCAACGCCGTCTTGGTTCAGCCGACGTCGATCGGATGAATGCCAAGCTGGCAGCCGTCGTCTCCATGGACAACAAGTACGGCGGCACGCTGGAGCTCCAGGAGCACGCGGCTGCACTCGCTGACGAAGCGGTACACCTGCAGAACACCCATACCGCGTCCAGTCGTATCCGGTCCGAGCTCTACGGGGTCGCCGCAGCATTCACCGCGAGTGCCATGTGGGCGGCCATCGACGGCCAGCGCCTCACGCAGGCTGAGCCCTACCTCAACAAGGCCGTCACGCTCGCCGGCCTCGCCAAGAACCGGTTCGTCCTCTACCGCGTCTGGGGCCACGCCGCCATCATGTACCGGCATCTCGGCCTCCCCACGGACGCCATCGCCGCCGGTGAAGCCGCCCGCGCCACGCCCATCACCCGCTGCGACCCTCTCTACGCTTCGTTGGCTATGGCCCGGCTGGCCACCTTCCATGCCGATCAGGGAGACGAGCGCGGCGCACTCCGCTCGATCGGGCTCGCACAAACCTCGTTCGACAGTGCCGACAGTGCGAAGCACCGCCCGCCGTGGATGGGCTTCTACGACCAGGCCGAGCTCGACAGCCTCGCCACCTTCGCCTTCCTGCGCCTCGGAAAGTGGGACGAAGCCGAGCGCCATGCACACCGATGCCTTGCCGGACTGCGGCCGGACCTCGAGCGGAACCACGCCCTGACGTACGCCAACCTCGCCCTTGCTCAGCTCGGCCAAGGCGACATCGAGCCTGCCGTCGCCTCAGCCCGTATCGTCCCGGCAGCAATGGCACGACACGGCCGCGTATCCATGCTCCTGAACGACTTCACGAACCGACTCACAGCCCTGGCACCGCGCAGCTCCGACACCACTGCGTGGCTCGAGCATCGGAAGGCAGCCGCATGAAGGGCACAACCCCTACCTACCACCGCACCAGCAACGTCTCAGAGGTTCGGGAGCTCATACTCGACATTCACGTGGAGGTGCGTGGCGAGTTCGGGCTGATGGACCGGCCCTTCTACCGGCGTGACCGGTTCGATGAACGCCTCACGGCGTATTCGTCCAGGCCAGGCTGGGAAGCAGTCGTCGCGTACCGTGCTGAGGAGCCGATCGGCTACGTATTTGCCGTGCCTCTCGGAGAGAACACTGGATGGTGGTCGGCGGAGCAGGAGCCCTTGCCGACCGACTATCTGAAGGAGGACGGCAAGCGCACACTCGCTCTCAACGAGATCCTCGTCCGGCGGCAGTGGCGCGGCGCTCGCGGCGCGGGAGTTGCTCGTTCTCTTCACGAAGAGTTGCTGTCGCGGCGCCGGGAGCAGCGCGTGACCCTGCTCGTCAATCCAGCGCTCTCCGATGGGCGACTCAAGGCCGTGTACGAGGCTTGGGGGTACAAGCAGATCGGCCGTCAGCAGCCGTTCGAGGATTCTCCGGTGTTCGCCACAATGATGCGAGAACCCCTGCGTCCGTAGTCAGGTCGACAGCACAGGGGATGCCCACAGCCCGCCTCGTCCTTGCCTGACCAGCACAGAAGTTGGGTGCGTCTTCTGCCCCTGAGCCGGGGGCACGTAGACCTCGCGGGGGACGGATGATCCCTTGGCCAGGTGCTGCGCGTGATCGCGTTCTTCGATTGTCTGGAGCGGCTGCGCGGTCTCACCGCGCCGGTCTCGGCCATCGGCGCCGAGCACGACCAGGTCGCCGGCGCTGCCGCCCAGCCGCTTCCATTTGCTGCGCGACGCTGCTCGAACCCGAACGGGTCGTCGCCCTGATCCACGCCGACGCCCCATGAGCGACGGCCACTTGGCGCCCCCGGACTCAGCGAACCCCCCGGCGGGAGTCCGATCGACCCGGCGGCTACCTTGCGTCGCGCACGCCGTCGTCCCCGCCGCGATCGAGGTCGCGGTCGCCATTGCGGTCGCGGCCACGCTCACGGTTGCCGTCGCCGGCGCCGTCTCCGCGGTCGTCCGGGATGTTCACGAGGGTGAAGTCGGGTGCCGCCTTGCCGGACAGCGCGCCGCTCATCATGTCGCGCCAGATCGGGCCGGGCACCGCGCCACCGAACACCTTGGAGTGCCACTGGCCACCGATCGAGATGTCGATCATCTTCCGCTCGTGGGCGGGGTCGCCGACCCACACGGCGCCGGCCATGTTCGGCGTGTAGCCCACGAACCAGGCGGCGTAGCGGAAGTCGGTGGTGCCCGTCTTGCCCGCGCTGGGACGGCCGTCGAGGCCCGCCTGCCTTCCTGTGCCGTCCTCGACGACTCCCCGCAGCAGGGTGTTGACGGTGTCGGCCGTGGTCTCGGACATCGCGCGTGAGCAGGCCGACTTCGGCACCTTCAAGGGCTCGCTCCTGTCGCCGACCTGCCGGGTGACGGACTCGACGGCGACCGGTGTGCAGTACATCCCGCGCGCCGCGAACGCGGCGTAGCCGCTCGCCATGGTCAGCGGCGACACCTCCTGGGTGCCGAGGGCGATGGACGGGGCCTGCTGCATCTCCCTGCCGTCCGCGCGCTCGACGCCCATCTTCTTCGCCATCCCGGTCACCGGGCAGATGCCGATCTCGCTGATCAGCTGCACGAAGTAGGTGTTGACGGACTTGGCCGTGGCCTCCGTCATGCCGTAGGGGCCGACCTCCGACTCGTTCTCGTTCTCGACCGGGACACCCGGTTCGTTCCAGGTCGCGCCGTCGCAGGCGGAGACCGGGGTCGGATAGTCCATCTCGTACG is from Streptomyces cadmiisoli and encodes:
- a CDS encoding DUF6415 family natural product biosynthesis protein; its protein translation is MNPPATLPRWTQRTTPWTPPLVPEDLADVLAKARQWTPFDGEGLLDDVGAVLDDVVPLEEDLEDHARRLRGHLMRLVDIAIAAEVGQKDVEADRLIRQARDLRAHDLPGDHRQAVGQLRRMAWSVNELLERLAAIKCLKEAA
- a CDS encoding ATP-binding protein translates to MTTTALRMPRPVHRDGEVLHQRIAVAPRSGDALPCAEDASRVRAIRRIAAARLRSCGLEALSTEVALIVSELLTNALMHSGTTEITLHLGLQDGFLHVTVIDGMPGHAARKPTTDDAESGRGLALVQAVASENGGTWGTSKDGAETWCSLRVPSKERP
- a CDS encoding Tat pathway signal protein, producing MNAKLAAVVSMDNKYGGTLELQEHAAALADEAVHLQNTHTASSRIRSELYGVAAAFTASAMWAAIDGQRLTQAEPYLNKAVTLAGLAKNRFVLYRVWGHAAIMYRHLGLPTDAIAAGEAARATPITRCDPLYASLAMARLATFHADQGDERGALRSIGLAQTSFDSADSAKHRPPWMGFYDQAELDSLATFAFLRLGKWDEAERHAHRCLAGLRPDLERNHALTYANLALAQLGQGDIEPAVASARIVPAAMARHGRVSMLLNDFTNRLTALAPRSSDTTAWLEHRKAAA